The following are from one region of the Streptomyces decoyicus genome:
- a CDS encoding MarR family winged helix-turn-helix transcriptional regulator: protein MGADVHDTGADGSTADGEPIGVDHVFLALERELAVFLRRARASSGELAREVHPDLEPAAYGLLVRLADAGTQRATDLAGFFGVGKATMSRQLHALEKLGLVAREPDPADGRAVLVRITDEGRERFTRVRTGRRAQYARRLASWDRAEVAELARLLHRLNAEQEGDEV from the coding sequence ATGGGCGCTGACGTGCACGACACCGGAGCCGACGGTTCGACGGCGGACGGCGAACCGATTGGTGTGGACCACGTATTTCTCGCCCTGGAACGCGAATTGGCGGTATTTCTCCGCCGGGCCCGTGCCTCTTCCGGCGAATTGGCACGAGAGGTGCATCCCGATCTGGAACCCGCCGCATACGGCCTCCTCGTCCGGCTGGCCGACGCCGGCACCCAGCGGGCCACCGACCTCGCCGGCTTCTTCGGCGTAGGCAAGGCCACGATGAGCCGTCAGCTGCACGCCCTGGAGAAGCTCGGACTCGTCGCCCGTGAGCCGGACCCGGCGGACGGCCGCGCGGTCCTGGTGCGCATCACCGACGAGGGCCGCGAGCGCTTCACCCGCGTTCGCACCGGCCGCCGCGCCCAGTACGCCCGCCGTCTCGCCTCCTGGGACCGCGCCGAGGTCGCCGAACTGGCCCGTCTGCTGCACCGGCTGAACGCGGAGCAGGAGGGGGACGAGGTGTAG